From the Brassica napus cultivar Da-Ae chromosome A8, Da-Ae, whole genome shotgun sequence genome, one window contains:
- the LOC106371872 gene encoding protein WEAK CHLOROPLAST MOVEMENT UNDER BLUE LIGHT-like 2 codes for MKSFVTMVDDDKVSNDFSLLPDLNDDSSTPFNNSLEFDSSILDLLTMEDGRETPNLFPDHNPFLESLHAPPQEDQHIFAEAESPKVYIAPRVMVNHEDSFSLDSRIDSIEDARIISLPDSPRGSQDVGLSRLRVPGSPRAFVHPRTSGSPRFGSPTSPVLIDTTAPFESVKDAVSKFGGITDWKAHKIQTIERRKTVDQDLEKIQEDMPEYKKQAVVAEEAKEQVVMELERTRSIVEKLKLELEKAEKEEQQAQQDSDLAKLRVEEMEQGIADDSSVAAKAQIQVAKERHSSAVSELRNLREEIKMVSNEYESLLKEKQLAEKNAEDSVLEAKDVEKQMTDLTIEVIATKQLLESAQAAHLEAEEKKFDAAMARDQDLYNREKELRMVEEEIERLRQEIHAADDVKIKLETASVLQQDLRAEIPAYKDSNDKRNNSDIQAAVDSARKELEEVKSNIEKANSEVKTLKIIVGSLQSELEREKKDLSETKHREALSVQRDGEEMREEGCKEIASMLQEAKKETDEANSLALAAREALRKAKEESDEARTEVTAIESQLAEAKREMEAAKASEKLALAAIKALQETECGKKIEDVSSSPRSIIISVEEYYELSKKAHEVEEAANRKLSEIVSQIEAAKEEESRVLEKLEEVSRETALQKEKLKEAMGKVEKARDGKVGMDHELRKWSSEKSPKTSPEGGEKENHDLGKSKSALHSATSFAFGEQGSSNVGDSNNVTPETKKKKKKFSLLPKVFMFLSRKKSNK; via the exons ATGAAGAG TTTCGTGACGATGGTGGATGATGATAAAGTTTCCAACGACTTTTCTTTACTTCCTGATCTCAATGATGATTCCTCGACCCCTTTCAATAACAGTCTCGAATTCGATTCATCCATTCTTGATCTCCTAACCATGGAAGATGGACGAGAGACACCAAATCTCTTTCCAGACCACAATCCATTTCTTGAGTCTCTGCATGCTCCACCTCAAGAAGATCAACATATTTTTGCTGAAGCAGAGTCTCCAAAGGTTTACATTGCGCCAAGAGTCATGGTAAACCACGAGGACTCGTTTTCTCTAGACTCTAGAATCGACAGCATAGAAGATGCAAGGATTATTAGTTTGCCGGATTCACCTAGAGGAAGCCAAGATGTGGGTCTCTCTCGTCTTCGAGTTCCTGGCTCACCAAGAGCGTTTGTGCATCCGAGAACTTCTGGATCCCCACGTTTTGGGTCACCCACGAGTCCTGTTTTGATCGATACAACTGCACCGTTCGAATCCGTTAAGGATGCAGTTTCCAAGTTTGGTGGGATCACAGATTGGAAAGCACATAAAATTCAGACAATAGAG AGACGAAAGACGGTGGATCAAGATCTTGAGAAGATACAAGAGGATATGCCTGAGTACAAGAAACAGGCTGTTGTAGCGGAAGAGGCGAAGGAGCAGGTGGTGATGGAGCTCGAGAGGACAAGGAGCATCGTCGAAAAGCTAAAACTGGAGCTAGAAAAGGCTGAGAAAGAGGAGCAACAAGCGCAACAAGACTCTGATCTTGCGAAGCTGCGTGTGGAGGAAATGGAGCAAGGGATAGCTGATGACTCGAGCGTAGCAGCAAAAGCGCAGATCCAGGTGGCTAAAGAGAGGCATTCGTCAGCGGTTTCTGAGCTAAGAAACTTGAGAGAGGAGATAAAAATGGTCAGTAATGAGTATGAATCTTTattgaaagaaaaacaattgGCAGAGAAGAATGCAGAGGACTCTGTTTTGGAAGCTAAAGATGTAGAGAAGCAGATGACAGATTTGACAATAGAGGTGATTGCCACTAAGCAGTTATTGGAGTCAGCTCAAGCGGCTCATCTCGAAGCTGAAGAGAAGAAATTCGATGCAGCCATGGCTCGGGACCAGGACCTTTATAACCGCgaaaaggagttgagaatggtggaAGAGGAGATCGAGAGGCTTAGACAAGAGATTCACGCGGCAGACGATGTGAAAATCAAACTAGAGACTGCCTCTGTACTTCAGCAAGACCTGAGGGCGGAGATACCTGCTTACAAAGACTCAAACGATAAGAGAAACAACAGTGACATTCAAGCAGCGGTTGATTCCGCGAGGAAGGAGCTTGAGGAAGTTAAATCCAACATCGAGAAAGCGAATTCCGAGGTGAAAACGTTGAAGATAATTGTTGGATCATTACAGTCTGAActtgaaagagagaagaaagatctcTCGGAAACCAAACATAGAGAAGCTCTTTCAGTTCAAAGAGACGGCGAAGAGATGAGAGAGGAGGGATGCAAAGAAATAGCCAGTATGTTGCAAGAAGCTAAAAAAGAAACAGATGAGGCAAATTCACTTGCCTTAGCTGCTCGAGAGGCACTGAGAAAGGCGAAGGAAGAGTCAGACGAAGCGAGAACAGAAGTCACTGCAATAGAAAGTCAGTTAGCTGAGGCAAAAAGGGAAATGGAAGCTGCTAAAGCTTCTGAGAAGTTGGCCTTAGCTGCGATAAAAGCATTGCAGGAGACTGAATGTGGTAAGAAAATTGAAGACGTTAGTAGCTCACCAAGAAGCATAATAATATCAGTGGAGGAGTATTATGAGCTAAGCAAGAAGGCACATGAGGTAGAGGAAGCAGCAAACAGAAAACTATCAGAGATTGTCTCTCAGATCGAGGCGGCTAAAGAAGAGGAATCAAGAGTCTTGGAAAAGCTAGAGGAAGTGAGCAGAGAAACAGctcttcaaaaagaaaaactaaaagaagCAATGGGGAAAGTAGAGAAGGCTAGAGATGGGAAAGTTGGTATGGACCACGAGTTGCGAAAATGGAGTTCAGAGAAGAGCCCAAAGACTAGTCCAGAGGGTGGGGAAAAGGAGAATCATGACTTAGGCAAGTCGAAATCGGCTTTACATTCAGCAACATCATTTGCATTTGGTGAACAAGGAAGCAGCAATGTTGGAGATAGTAATAATGTGACAcctgaaacaaagaagaaaaagaagaagttttCTTTGCTGCCAAAAGTCTTCATGTTCTTGTCAAGAAAG